One genomic window of Evansella cellulosilytica DSM 2522 includes the following:
- the ilvB gene encoding acetolactate synthase large subunit, which produces MKVDANQAVKAASTKPKTGADLLVETLINEKVDTIFGYPGGAVLPIYDALYRAQENDASFEHILTRHEQGAIHAAEGYARVSGKPGVVIATSGPGATNLITGIADAMMDSLPLVVFTGQVARGVIGTDAFQEADVMGITTPITKQNYQIQSVSDLPRIVKEAFHIATTGRPGPVVVDIPKDISANPCEDTYSTDFHLPGYQPTIKPNPLQIKKLADALAVSKKPIILAGAGILFARANDELIAFAEKHQLPVTTTLLGLGSFPGNHELALGMAGMHGTYTANMALYDCDLLINIGARFDDRLTGNLQKFAPNATVAHIDIDPAEIGKNVSTHIPIVSDAKAALSQLLSQSAESPDHSSWMQQLSEQKQEFPLWYNNPKQEMVPQWLIKALHKVTNGEAIITTDVGQHQMWAAQYYTFNKPNRWVTSGGLGTMGFGFPAAIGAQLAEPDSTVVAVVGDGGFQMTLQELSVLQERNLPVKVMIVNNGALGMVRQWQEAFYEKRYSESLIGVQPDFVKLAESYQIRGIKIETQEDLISLLPEVFSYDGPVVLDCRVLQQENVYPMIAPGKGLNEMIGVKPS; this is translated from the coding sequence GTGAAGGTAGATGCTAATCAAGCAGTTAAAGCTGCTAGTACTAAGCCTAAGACAGGAGCGGATCTTCTTGTAGAAACGCTGATTAATGAAAAAGTAGACACAATTTTTGGTTATCCAGGTGGTGCAGTCTTACCTATTTACGATGCTCTTTATAGAGCACAAGAAAATGATGCTTCTTTTGAACACATATTAACAAGACATGAACAAGGAGCTATCCATGCTGCAGAAGGCTATGCGCGTGTGTCTGGAAAACCAGGTGTAGTTATTGCTACATCTGGTCCAGGAGCAACTAATTTAATTACTGGCATAGCTGATGCCATGATGGACTCACTACCTCTCGTTGTATTTACAGGGCAAGTAGCTCGTGGTGTTATCGGAACAGATGCATTCCAAGAAGCCGATGTTATGGGGATTACAACACCAATTACAAAACAAAATTATCAAATACAATCCGTCAGTGACTTACCGAGAATAGTAAAGGAAGCCTTTCATATTGCTACTACAGGAAGACCAGGACCAGTTGTAGTCGATATTCCAAAGGATATTTCAGCTAATCCTTGCGAGGATACTTACAGTACAGATTTTCACTTACCTGGGTATCAACCAACAATTAAACCAAATCCTTTACAAATCAAGAAACTAGCAGACGCACTTGCAGTTTCAAAAAAACCTATTATCCTTGCAGGCGCTGGTATTCTATTCGCCAGAGCAAATGATGAATTAATCGCTTTTGCAGAAAAGCATCAATTACCAGTTACGACAACATTACTTGGATTAGGAAGCTTTCCTGGAAACCATGAATTAGCCTTAGGAATGGCTGGAATGCATGGCACATATACAGCAAACATGGCTTTATATGACTGTGATTTACTCATTAATATTGGCGCACGATTTGATGATCGCCTAACAGGAAATTTACAAAAATTTGCTCCGAATGCGACAGTAGCACATATTGATATTGACCCTGCTGAAATTGGAAAAAACGTCTCCACTCATATTCCAATTGTCTCTGACGCAAAAGCAGCATTATCTCAGCTATTATCTCAAAGTGCTGAATCACCAGACCATAGTAGCTGGATGCAACAATTAAGTGAGCAAAAGCAGGAATTTCCATTATGGTATAACAACCCTAAGCAGGAAATGGTTCCACAATGGTTAATCAAGGCGTTGCACAAAGTAACAAATGGTGAAGCCATTATCACGACAGATGTTGGCCAACATCAAATGTGGGCAGCCCAATACTATACGTTTAATAAACCAAACCGCTGGGTTACTTCAGGAGGATTAGGTACAATGGGCTTTGGTTTTCCTGCAGCTATTGGAGCACAGTTAGCTGAGCCAGACTCTACTGTCGTAGCTGTTGTAGGTGATGGTGGCTTCCAAATGACACTACAAGAGCTTTCCGTTTTACAAGAAAGAAACTTACCAGTCAAAGTAATGATTGTTAATAACGGTGCATTAGGAATGGTAAGACAATGGCAAGAAGCATTTTATGAGAAACGATATTCAGAATCGTTAATCGGCGTTCAACCAGACTTTGTTAAGCTTGCAGAGAGCTATCAAATTCGCGGTATAAAAATTGAAACCCAAGAAGACCTTATCAGCCTTCTTCCAGAGGTATTTAGTTACGACGGCCCTGTAGTTTTAGATTGTCGAGTATTACAGCAAGAAAATGTGTATCCGATGATCGCTCCAGGTAAAGGGTTAAACGAAATGATAGGAGTGAAGCCATCATGA
- the leuD gene encoding 3-isopropylmalate dehydratase small subunit, with translation MEAFKKHSGLVYPLNRANIDTDQIIPKQFLKRIERQGFGQFLFYNWRFHDDGTPRENFTLNDEKYDGASILIAGDNFGCGSSREHAPWALQDYGFKVIIAPSYADIFYSNCVKNGILAIKLPQEETEALINNAEANSYTLTINLADQEIYDDAGFKSTFEVPPYHKEMLINGWDEISVTLTHEDKISQYELVHD, from the coding sequence ATGGAAGCTTTTAAAAAACATAGTGGACTTGTTTATCCACTAAATAGAGCAAATATCGATACAGATCAAATCATACCGAAACAATTTTTAAAACGCATTGAAAGACAAGGTTTTGGTCAATTCCTTTTTTATAACTGGCGCTTTCATGATGATGGTACACCTAGAGAAAACTTTACACTAAATGATGAAAAATATGACGGTGCATCTATATTAATTGCTGGGGATAACTTTGGGTGTGGGTCATCTCGTGAACATGCCCCTTGGGCACTTCAAGATTATGGATTTAAAGTCATTATTGCACCTAGCTATGCTGATATTTTTTATAGTAACTGTGTGAAAAATGGCATTCTCGCAATAAAGCTGCCTCAAGAAGAGACAGAAGCATTAATAAATAATGCTGAAGCAAATAGCTACACACTAACAATAAATTTAGCGGATCAAGAAATATACGACGATGCGGGATTTAAGTCTACCTTTGAAGTACCACCGTATCATAAAGAAATGCTTATTAATGGTTGGGATGAAATATCTGTGACATTGACACACGAGGATAAAATTTCTCAATATGAATTAGTACATGATTAA
- a CDS encoding CBO0543 family protein, translated as MTTPTYEDIKIIHEKLVSMRLEYWLEHNVFTFQWWLLLTILVVPWLVWWLFVDKKNISRILLFGCLLMILVLIMDDLGVELQLWSYRYQLVSILPRLISIDQGIIIIFHMAIYQFFPKWKSFLIANIVMAIVFS; from the coding sequence ATGACAACACCAACATATGAAGATATAAAAATCATTCATGAAAAACTGGTGAGCATGAGGTTAGAATATTGGTTAGAACATAATGTGTTTACATTTCAATGGTGGCTTTTACTAACTATACTAGTTGTCCCGTGGCTCGTTTGGTGGCTGTTTGTTGATAAGAAAAATATAAGTAGAATACTGTTATTTGGCTGTCTATTAATGATACTTGTATTAATAATGGATGATTTAGGCGTAGAGCTACAATTATGGTCGTATCGATATCAACTTGTCAGTATATTACCTCGCTTAATTTCAATTGACCAAGGAATCATTATTATTTTTCATATGGCGATTTACCAATTTTTCCCTAAATGGAAGTCATTCCTAATTGCAAATATAGTAATGGCTATAGTTTTTTCCTAG
- a CDS encoding 2-isopropylmalate synthase — MSKINIFDTTLRDGEQSPGVNLNQLEKLEIAKQLERFGVDIMEAGFPASSQGDFEGVRAIANTIKNASVTGLARAKKSDIDYAWDALKEAVEPRLHIFLATSPIHMTYKLKKTPEQVIQTAVDMVSYASKNFPHVEWSAEDASRSDIHFLVKIIEKVIDAGATVINLPDTVGYTTPQEYGDLFKYVRENVRNIDKVTLSAHCHDDLGMAVANTIAAVENGATQVEGTINGIGERAGNASLEEIAVALNIRSDKYPYTTNLVLNEIKRTSDLVSKLTGMVVPPNKAVVGRNAFAHESGIHQDGVLKNASTYEIITPELVGIQSNNLVLGKHSGRHAFKDKIEQLGYELAEDKLLEAFQSFKLLTDRKKEVTDDDLFTILTDIQTDTSDVKKYELEAFQVQYGSSNLPTATVALTTPEGERVETACTGSGSVEALYNTLEALIKEKIHLTDFNLSSVGQGRDALADVHIKMTVNDTPVSGRGTAQDVLEASAKAFLNAVNRVFFNQNGIKKETAKI, encoded by the coding sequence ATGTCCAAAATTAACATCTTTGATACGACTCTTCGTGACGGAGAGCAATCGCCTGGTGTTAACTTAAATCAATTAGAAAAATTAGAGATTGCTAAGCAACTAGAACGGTTTGGTGTAGATATCATGGAGGCTGGATTTCCAGCTTCCTCCCAAGGGGATTTCGAAGGTGTAAGAGCAATCGCTAACACGATTAAGAATGCTTCTGTAACTGGTTTGGCTCGAGCAAAGAAAAGCGATATCGATTATGCTTGGGATGCGCTTAAAGAGGCCGTAGAGCCTAGATTACACATTTTCTTAGCTACCTCCCCCATTCATATGACATATAAATTAAAGAAAACGCCAGAGCAAGTGATTCAAACTGCAGTAGATATGGTCAGTTATGCAAGTAAAAATTTCCCTCATGTAGAATGGTCTGCAGAGGATGCATCACGATCGGATATACATTTTCTAGTCAAGATCATTGAAAAAGTAATAGATGCTGGTGCAACAGTGATTAACTTACCAGATACGGTCGGATATACGACACCACAAGAATATGGTGACCTTTTTAAATATGTAAGAGAGAACGTTCGTAATATAGATAAAGTTACCCTCTCCGCCCATTGTCATGATGACTTAGGTATGGCAGTTGCTAATACGATTGCGGCGGTAGAAAATGGTGCTACACAGGTTGAAGGAACGATTAACGGGATTGGAGAGCGTGCTGGGAATGCATCATTAGAAGAAATTGCAGTAGCACTCAATATTCGAAGTGATAAATATCCGTACACGACAAACCTTGTATTAAATGAAATAAAGCGGACGAGTGACCTCGTAAGTAAATTAACAGGCATGGTCGTTCCACCTAATAAAGCGGTAGTTGGTAGAAACGCCTTTGCACATGAATCAGGCATCCATCAGGATGGCGTCCTAAAAAATGCATCAACGTATGAAATTATTACCCCTGAATTAGTTGGGATTCAATCTAACAACCTTGTATTAGGCAAACATTCTGGGCGCCATGCATTTAAGGATAAAATTGAACAATTAGGTTATGAGCTAGCAGAAGATAAACTATTAGAAGCATTCCAATCCTTTAAGCTTCTAACTGACCGAAAGAAGGAAGTTACAGATGATGATCTGTTTACCATATTGACTGATATCCAAACAGATACATCTGATGTGAAAAAATACGAACTAGAAGCATTTCAAGTACAATATGGCTCTTCTAACCTCCCTACAGCTACGGTTGCTTTAACAACGCCTGAAGGTGAAAGAGTAGAAACAGCCTGTACTGGTTCAGGGAGCGTGGAAGCACTCTACAACACACTAGAAGCGTTAATTAAGGAAAAAATACACTTAACTGACTTTAACTTAAGCTCTGTCGGCCAAGGACGTGACGCATTAGCAGACGTTCATATAAAAATGACAGTAAATGATACGCCAGTAAGTGGTCGAGGTACTGCGCAGGATGTTTTAGAAGCTTCAGCAAAAGCTTTCTTAAACGCAGTGAATCGTGTCTTCTTTAATCAGAACGGTATAAAAAAAGAAACTGCAAAAATATGA
- the ilvC gene encoding ketol-acid reductoisomerase produces the protein MTKVLYHNDIQEDVLKSKKIAIIGYGSQGHAHALNLKESGFDVVVGLRPGKSWDKAVEDGVDVQTVANAAAQADVVMVLLPDESQPTIYEESIKPNLKPGNALAFAHGFNVHFNQIVPPADVDVFLVAPKGPGHLVRRTFEEGAGVPALYGIYQDVTGEATNLALAYAKGVGAGRAGILETSFQEETETDLFGEQAVLCGGLTSLVKAGFETLTEAGYQPEVAYFECLHELKLIVDLMYEGGLEGMRYSISDTAQWGDFVSGPRVVNEDTKARMKEVLHDIQTGVFAKGWILENQANRPQFNATNAKENTHQIEEVGRKLRELMPFVKKQVNSKKEVVTNVQN, from the coding sequence ATGACAAAAGTACTTTACCACAACGATATTCAAGAGGACGTATTAAAATCTAAAAAGATTGCTATTATTGGATATGGATCCCAAGGGCATGCCCATGCTCTTAACCTAAAAGAGAGTGGTTTCGATGTAGTTGTTGGATTAAGACCAGGAAAGTCTTGGGATAAAGCGGTTGAAGACGGTGTAGACGTACAAACAGTGGCAAATGCAGCAGCACAAGCCGATGTGGTCATGGTGCTTTTACCAGATGAAAGTCAGCCTACAATTTATGAAGAAAGCATTAAACCAAATTTAAAGCCAGGGAACGCATTAGCTTTTGCACACGGATTTAACGTTCATTTTAATCAAATCGTCCCTCCTGCTGATGTAGATGTATTTCTAGTAGCTCCAAAGGGACCTGGACACCTTGTACGCCGTACATTTGAAGAAGGCGCTGGCGTACCTGCATTATACGGAATTTATCAAGATGTTACAGGAGAAGCTACTAATCTAGCATTAGCCTACGCAAAAGGTGTAGGGGCAGGTAGAGCAGGTATTCTCGAAACATCATTCCAAGAGGAAACAGAGACAGATTTATTTGGAGAGCAAGCTGTGCTTTGCGGTGGATTAACAAGTCTAGTAAAAGCAGGATTTGAAACATTAACAGAAGCAGGCTATCAACCAGAAGTAGCTTACTTTGAATGTTTACATGAATTAAAGCTAATTGTAGACCTTATGTATGAAGGTGGCCTTGAAGGGATGCGTTACTCCATCTCCGACACAGCACAATGGGGAGACTTCGTTTCAGGACCTAGAGTTGTTAACGAAGATACAAAGGCAAGAATGAAAGAAGTTCTCCATGACATTCAAACTGGTGTTTTTGCTAAAGGATGGATCTTAGAAAACCAGGCTAACCGTCCTCAATTCAATGCAACGAACGCAAAAGAAAATACGCACCAAATTGAAGAGGTAGGCCGAAAGCTCCGTGAGTTAATGCCATTTGTAAAAAAACAGGTAAACTCAAAAAAGGAAGTGGTCACTAATGTCCAAAATTAA
- the ilvD gene encoding dihydroxy-acid dehydratase, whose translation MRSDMIKKGIDRAPHRSLLHATGVKTRDLDKPFIGVCNSYIDIIPGHMHLNRFAEVVKKAIREAGGIPFEFNTIGVDDGIAMGHIGMRYSLPSREIIADSAETVINAHWFDGVFYIPNCDKITPGMLMAAARTNVPSVFVSGGPMEAGVSSTGQNLSLVSVFEGVGAYHQGSMSEQELTELEQLACPTCGSCSGMFTANSMNSLMEMLGLTVPGNGTMVATSDERQNLIYEAANHLMDLVKKDVKPRDIITKKTIDNAFALDMAMGGSTNTVLHTLAIAHEAGIDYDLHEINKIAEKVPYLSKISPASDYSMHDVHLAGGVSAIINELCKIDGLIHKDQITISGKTISENVKDAKILNDKVIRTKDNPYSPVGGLSILHGNLAPDGGVIKVGAVDPSIKKFLGEAIVFESQDDALAGINNGTVQSGHVVVIRYEGPKGGPGMPEMLAPTAAIAGRGLDKEVALITDGRFSGASRGISIGHISPEAAEGGPIAFVQNGDPIIIDLSSRSIELQIDDDVLEERKKSWKKPEPKIKSGYLAKYSKLVTSANTGGVMKI comes from the coding sequence ATGCGTAGCGATATGATCAAAAAAGGAATAGACCGCGCACCACATCGAAGTCTATTACACGCAACAGGAGTTAAAACAAGAGATTTAGATAAGCCATTTATAGGAGTATGTAACTCTTATATTGATATCATACCAGGACATATGCACCTTAATCGCTTCGCAGAGGTTGTGAAAAAAGCTATAAGGGAAGCTGGTGGTATTCCATTCGAGTTTAATACTATTGGTGTAGATGATGGTATTGCGATGGGACATATTGGAATGCGTTACTCACTACCAAGTAGAGAAATCATCGCCGATAGCGCTGAAACTGTTATAAACGCACATTGGTTTGACGGTGTTTTCTACATTCCGAACTGTGATAAAATTACTCCTGGAATGCTGATGGCTGCTGCAAGAACAAACGTACCTTCTGTCTTTGTTTCAGGTGGACCGATGGAAGCGGGCGTCTCGTCTACAGGTCAAAACCTCTCCTTAGTATCAGTATTTGAAGGGGTTGGTGCCTATCACCAAGGATCTATGTCAGAACAAGAACTCACTGAATTAGAGCAGCTAGCTTGTCCAACCTGTGGATCGTGCTCTGGAATGTTTACTGCGAATTCAATGAACTCTTTAATGGAGATGCTTGGTCTTACAGTTCCTGGAAATGGTACGATGGTCGCTACATCTGATGAAAGACAAAACTTGATTTATGAAGCGGCAAACCATTTAATGGATTTAGTAAAAAAGGATGTAAAACCGAGGGATATTATAACTAAGAAAACTATTGATAACGCGTTTGCTCTAGATATGGCTATGGGTGGTTCAACAAATACTGTATTACACACGTTGGCAATCGCTCATGAAGCGGGTATTGATTATGACTTGCATGAAATTAATAAAATTGCTGAGAAGGTACCTTATTTATCAAAAATTAGTCCTGCTTCCGATTATTCAATGCATGATGTTCACCTTGCAGGTGGTGTAAGCGCAATTATCAACGAACTGTGTAAAATAGACGGACTTATTCATAAAGACCAAATTACTATTTCAGGAAAAACGATCTCTGAAAATGTAAAGGATGCTAAAATTCTTAATGACAAGGTCATTAGAACGAAAGATAATCCTTATAGTCCTGTAGGAGGATTATCGATATTACACGGTAATTTAGCTCCTGACGGCGGTGTTATTAAAGTGGGTGCTGTCGATCCATCTATAAAAAAATTCTTAGGTGAAGCAATCGTATTTGAATCTCAAGACGATGCTCTAGCCGGAATTAATAATGGAACTGTACAATCAGGTCATGTCGTCGTCATTCGATACGAAGGTCCTAAAGGTGGTCCAGGTATGCCTGAGATGCTTGCCCCCACTGCTGCTATCGCTGGACGTGGTTTAGATAAAGAGGTTGCATTAATAACAGATGGTAGATTCTCTGGAGCAAGTCGTGGTATCTCGATTGGACACATATCTCCAGAGGCTGCTGAAGGTGGACCTATAGCTTTCGTACAGAATGGTGATCCCATTATAATTGATTTATCATCACGATCTATTGAGCTACAAATTGATGATGACGTACTAGAAGAAAGAAAGAAAAGTTGGAAAAAACCAGAACCGAAAATTAAATCAGGTTATTTAGCAAAATATTCAAAGCTTGTGACATCTGCCAATACTGGTGGCGTAATGAAAATATAA
- the leuC gene encoding 3-isopropylmalate dehydratase large subunit yields the protein MSQPKTIIEKIWEQHVVHEEEGKPDLLYIDLQLVHEVTSPQAFEGLRIKGRKVRRPDRTFATMDHNVPTLDRYFIKDPVSRKQMDTLKANCEEFHVPLADIDHPDQGIVHVIGPELGLTQPGKTIVCGDSHTSTHGAFGALAFGIGTSEVEHVLATQTLWQSKPKTLNVKVNGELGLGVTAKDLILAIIAKFGVHFGTGYVIEYTGEAIRNLSMEERMTVCNMSIEAGARAGLISPDETTYAYLKGKRHVPKDNEFDAAVEKWKALATDEGAEYDHTVEINANEVEPQVTWGTNPSMGIPISATIPSPKDAKTNNDKEEIERALEYMGLEADQPISSVKIDHVFIGSCTNSRLSDLRKAANIVRGQKVNPAVQAIVVPGSQTVKIAAEEEGLDVIFKQAGFQWREAGCSMCLAMNDDIVPSGERCASTSNRNFEGRQGNGARTHLVSPEMAAAAAIEGHFVDVRKYSTPTFSS from the coding sequence ATGTCTCAACCTAAAACTATTATTGAGAAGATTTGGGAACAGCATGTTGTTCATGAAGAAGAAGGAAAACCAGACTTACTGTATATAGATTTACAACTTGTACATGAGGTAACCTCTCCACAAGCATTTGAGGGGTTAAGAATTAAAGGACGTAAAGTAAGACGCCCTGATCGAACGTTTGCAACGATGGATCATAACGTCCCTACGCTAGATCGTTATTTCATTAAAGACCCTGTTTCAAGAAAACAAATGGATACGTTAAAAGCAAACTGCGAAGAATTTCATGTTCCACTTGCAGATATTGACCACCCTGATCAAGGTATCGTTCACGTTATCGGTCCAGAGCTTGGTTTGACACAACCAGGTAAAACAATCGTTTGTGGTGATAGCCATACGTCGACACATGGTGCATTCGGCGCACTAGCCTTTGGAATTGGTACGAGTGAAGTTGAACACGTTCTTGCCACACAAACGCTATGGCAATCTAAACCAAAAACGTTAAATGTCAAAGTAAATGGTGAGTTAGGCTTAGGCGTAACTGCTAAAGACTTAATTTTGGCTATTATCGCAAAATTCGGTGTTCATTTTGGTACAGGTTATGTCATTGAATATACTGGAGAAGCCATTAGGAACCTTTCTATGGAAGAAAGAATGACTGTTTGTAATATGTCTATTGAAGCAGGTGCTCGCGCAGGTTTAATAAGTCCTGATGAAACAACTTATGCATATTTAAAAGGCAAACGTCATGTCCCTAAAGACAATGAATTTGATGCTGCTGTAGAAAAATGGAAGGCTCTTGCTACTGACGAAGGTGCAGAATATGATCATACAGTTGAAATAAATGCAAATGAGGTAGAACCTCAAGTCACTTGGGGTACAAACCCAAGTATGGGGATACCAATTAGTGCTACTATTCCGAGCCCTAAAGATGCTAAAACAAATAACGATAAAGAAGAAATTGAACGAGCATTAGAATATATGGGATTAGAAGCAGACCAACCAATCTCATCAGTAAAGATTGATCACGTATTTATTGGTTCTTGTACAAACTCACGACTTAGTGATTTAAGAAAAGCTGCAAATATTGTTCGTGGCCAAAAAGTTAACCCTGCTGTGCAGGCCATTGTCGTACCCGGATCACAAACTGTAAAAATTGCTGCAGAAGAAGAAGGATTAGATGTTATTTTTAAACAAGCAGGATTCCAATGGCGTGAAGCAGGCTGTAGTATGTGTCTAGCAATGAATGACGACATTGTTCCTTCGGGAGAACGTTGTGCATCGACTTCAAACCGAAACTTTGAAGGGCGCCAAGGAAATGGCGCAAGAACACACCTAGTTAGTCCAGAAATGGCAGCAGCAGCAGCGATAGAAGGTCATTTCGTCGATGTACGTAAATATTCTACACCTACATTTTCTTCTTAA
- the ilvN gene encoding acetolactate synthase small subunit, which translates to MKRIITAVVQNRSGVLNRITGLMQKRQFNIDSISVGRTEAEGISKMTLVVDVEDNQKLEQLTKQLNKQIDVIKVSDITDKAVVARELALIKVVSSGQLRSEIQGVIEPFRASIIDVSRESLAIQVTGKPEKIEALIDLLRPYGIKEISRTGVTAFLRGQQPQVTELTSYSLLK; encoded by the coding sequence ATGAAGCGGATAATTACTGCTGTTGTACAAAATCGCAGCGGAGTACTAAACCGGATAACTGGGTTAATGCAAAAAAGACAATTCAATATTGATAGCATTTCAGTTGGTAGAACTGAAGCAGAAGGCATATCAAAAATGACATTAGTCGTTGATGTTGAAGACAATCAAAAGCTTGAACAGCTAACGAAGCAGCTTAACAAACAAATAGATGTAATTAAAGTATCAGATATAACGGATAAGGCGGTTGTGGCTCGTGAGCTGGCACTTATAAAAGTAGTAAGTAGCGGACAGCTCCGTAGTGAAATTCAAGGAGTAATTGAACCTTTCCGTGCATCGATTATTGATGTGAGTAGAGAAAGTCTCGCGATTCAAGTAACTGGTAAGCCAGAAAAGATTGAGGCTCTTATTGACCTTTTACGTCCATATGGCATTAAGGAAATATCACGAACTGGAGTTACTGCTTTTCTACGTGGTCAACAGCCACAAGTTACTGAGCTTACTAGCTATTCATTATTAAAATAA
- the leuB gene encoding 3-isopropylmalate dehydrogenase: MKKHVVLLPGDGIGAEVIQSSQKVLDVIAKEFNHTFTYATHDIGGTAIDNHGTPLPENTLEACKNADAVLLGAVGGPKWDNNPSHLRPEKGLLAIRKELGLFANLRPVKGFEKLLHASPLKEEVVNGSDLLIVRELTGGLYFGTPSERRDNGNAVVDTLAYTRSEIERIVDKAFQCAQLRRKHLTSVDKANVLESSKLWREIVEEKKSEYPDVAVEHVLVDAAAMKLITNPTHFDVVVTENLFGDILSDEASVLTGSLGMLPSASLREDSFGLYEPVHGSAPDIAGQGLANPLAMILSTALMLKHSFHLEDEANLIESAVEQVLSDGYYTADLNIAGAGKKVGTEEMTQLIVDLVTEQAKTKKEVEL; the protein is encoded by the coding sequence ATGAAAAAACATGTAGTATTACTCCCTGGTGATGGAATTGGTGCTGAAGTGATTCAATCCTCTCAAAAAGTATTGGATGTTATCGCTAAAGAGTTTAACCACACCTTCACATACGCAACTCACGATATAGGTGGAACTGCTATTGATAATCATGGTACTCCGCTACCAGAAAATACATTAGAAGCTTGTAAAAATGCTGATGCGGTATTGTTAGGTGCTGTTGGGGGACCTAAATGGGATAACAATCCCTCTCATTTAAGACCAGAAAAAGGCCTACTCGCTATAAGAAAAGAATTAGGACTTTTTGCAAATTTACGTCCAGTAAAAGGCTTTGAAAAACTTCTTCATGCATCTCCTTTAAAAGAGGAAGTTGTCAATGGTAGCGATCTACTAATCGTGAGGGAACTCACAGGTGGTCTTTATTTTGGTACTCCTAGTGAACGAAGAGATAATGGTAATGCCGTCGTAGATACGTTAGCTTATACGCGTTCAGAAATTGAAAGAATAGTAGATAAAGCTTTCCAATGTGCACAACTGCGTAGAAAACATTTAACATCTGTTGATAAAGCAAACGTTCTCGAGTCTAGTAAACTATGGAGAGAAATTGTAGAAGAGAAAAAATCAGAGTACCCTGACGTTGCCGTTGAACATGTACTAGTCGATGCTGCAGCTATGAAATTAATTACGAATCCAACTCACTTTGATGTCGTTGTAACCGAAAACTTATTTGGAGACATTTTAAGTGACGAAGCTTCTGTTTTAACTGGCTCCCTTGGGATGCTCCCTTCTGCTAGTTTAAGAGAAGATAGCTTTGGACTTTACGAACCCGTTCATGGTTCAGCACCCGATATAGCAGGTCAAGGTCTAGCAAACCCACTTGCAATGATTTTATCAACAGCACTCATGTTAAAGCATTCCTTCCACTTAGAGGATGAAGCAAACTTAATTGAATCTGCAGTTGAACAAGTACTAAGTGACGGCTACTATACAGCTGATTTAAATATTGCTGGAGCAGGAAAAAAAGTTGGTACTGAGGAAATGACTCAGTTAATCGTCGACTTAGTAACTGAACAAGCAAAGACAAAAAAAGAAGTAGAGCTTTAA